The bacterium DNA segment CAGTCTTCGATTTATTGATTTTTGTTATTCAGATAGAATAGATTAAAAACATAGATTAAAAACATGGTCATTGAAAAAAGGGATTGGTATGAGTGGTAAAGGTTGCGGCTATTTTAAAGCGGTTTTGTTTTTTTTCGCATTTTCCATTGCACAGGTTTGGGCTGGAGAAACGAATGAGTTTGTTTTTGTAAGAAGTGTACTTAATACTGACTTTTTTAAACAGGCTGATCAGATCAAACAGTTTTTGGTGAATGAGGTTCTAAAGCTAAAAACATATCATATATTAACAAAAAAAGGACAACTGTTTGAATCAATAGGTGCTTTAACGGCAGGCAGCGACAATAAGATTATGGCGGCCCATGATTTTGCATCTGATCATGATAAAAAAATGCTTCACATAGGGGTTGAAGGAACAGCTGTATATCTCAGTAGTAATAATCAATTAGTAAGCGGTAATAATGTCTTTTCCTCGCCTATCTGTACCTCAACCCCGTACAAGCTGGAAAGCCTATCTGTTAAAAAAAACAGTAAAAAAAACAGTGAAAAAAATAGGAATGAGACAGCGTATATTGTTGCAAGTAGTTGGCCAAATATTCATTTTGTGTCTTTAGATTCTATAAAGGGTGGGTGGTCGCGTCTACAAAAAACATTTCCAAGATGGTTCAAAAGAACTAATCCTGAGGAAAAATTAGCAAAATGCACATTAAAAAATGCATACCTTTTGGACGTTGGTCAAGAAGGTGAAGATCAATACATTATTTATGCTCATGTTGTAAAAGAAACCCAACAGGCTCGTGCTGACGGTCCTCGAAAGGCGCGTGCTAAGGATTTTATTTCTCGCTTTCGAAACATTAGAACCGAGTATCCTACCTTCACCATAAAAAAATGGACGATTACAAAGGATCAGACTTTTGAAAATATTATTGCATTTGTTGAATCAGAAAATCAAACGGCGATTCCAAAAAAAATATCCGGGAGAGTCACTGTAACTATTGAAGGTAAAGAACAAGCTGAAGACCAGCAACTGCAAATACCAAATGCAGTGCCTACAACTTTGTGCACCTTTCAAAACGTACCGGTTGACGGATCACATGTTCCATTCATAATCGATTATCGCAATGATAAGCAATGGGCTGTCGTGCGTAAAAAGAAAGATGGGTATTATTTACATACAAGTGCCAAATCTGGTGAAAAAGCTATTGCTCAAAATGATGACGAGGAAAAATATGTAGAAGAACCTCCAAAAAAATTAAGCTTTAGTAATAGTAATGGCAAAAAATCTTTGCGACCAACTCTCCTTGCGGTGCATGCTAAAAGCGATGGTAGGGTTACTTTTTATTGCAAAGAAGGGAAGGGTGAGCTGGATGGTCTTGCTGTCAACTTAGAGCCGTATGCTTTAGATAGTGAAGATGTTGATCGAAAAAAAACATTTGTCGGCTGCTTTACCGATCAAAAGCACATCTATCTGCTGTTTGTTGAAAGGTTTAAAAGCATTTGGGATAATGCGATGAACGGAATACAAAAGTTTATTGTGCGGGTAGTTCCCAAAGATGAAGCAGTGGAACCAAAAGCAGGCCTAGGTGAACCAATTGTTGTCGAAAAATAAAAATTCGACAACAGCTACTCAAGTGAGCATCTATAATAGAAAGAGTATATGTAATTCATAAAAATCAGTCGAAGCTTTCAATGTTTGAGGGCTTCGACCTCTTGCGAACTCAAAAATCGCCAGGTGCCCGGTCTGGTTCCCGCTTTTTCAATTCCTGCAAACGCAACGCGATCAAGTTTTTTGACCGTGTATCCAAAATATTCAAACAGGCGTCTGATTACACGATTTTTTCCGCTATGCAGTTCAACTAACAGGTCGCTTTTTGTTTTTAAATACCCGATATAATCAAGATTAAGCATGCCATCTTCAAGTTTTACGCCATGTTTTATCTCCATGAGATCTTCATGTTTTAATGGGTGGTCCAAGCTCACATGATACACTTTTGGTACTTCAAACTGTGGGTGTGAAAGTCGCTGTGCTAAGTTTCCATCATTGGTCATTAACAAAACTCCCGTTGTATTGCGATCAAGTCGGCCTACGGGAAATAACCGTTCTTTGAAAAATGGTTTGAAAATATCGGCCACGCAGTGTCGGCCCTTTTCATCGGACAATGTTGAGATGCAGTCTTTCGGTTTGTTAAGTAAAATGTAAATAACACGGTCTTTTTTGCCAATCGGAACACCTTTGACCAGGACTTTGTCATTCGGTTTTACGCGATAGGAAGGATCGATAGTACACATTTCGTTGATCCAGACTTGTCCTGATTTTATATGAATAACGGCCGTTCTTCGTGAGCAAAAACCGCTTTGACTGATGTATTTGGTTAAACAAGGCAGAGTAAGGTCGGTCTGGATTTTTTCTTTTTGTAATAGCTGTTTCATAAGGTACTATGCTCTATCAAAATATAAATATATACGCTATAGTTTCATATAATACCATAGTTTGCTTTTTAAAGTAATAAAAAATCGATTTTTTATGTCCAAACAAAATAAATCATTTGTATGTTATAACTGCAATTATATTGCTCCAAAATGGTTGGGAAAATGTCCAGAATGTGATCAATGGGGCACGCTTGAGCTGTCCATTACGTCGACTGGTGTTTCAAGTTCAAAAACAGTTAGTTCGGCAGCTAAGGCTGCTCCACTTCTGTTTGACCAGATTGATGCAATGGAAAACGAACGAATTGTGACCGGCATTGGTGAATGGGATCGTGTGGTTGGAGGTGGATTGATGGTGCATTCGCTTGTCGTTTTGACGGGTGATCCTGGCATTGGAAAGTCGACTTTGCTGCTTGCAATCGCTCACAAAA contains these protein-coding regions:
- a CDS encoding rRNA pseudouridine synthase, translating into MKQLLQKEKIQTDLTLPCLTKYISQSGFCSRRTAVIHIKSGQVWINEMCTIDPSYRVKPNDKVLVKGVPIGKKDRVIYILLNKPKDCISTLSDEKGRHCVADIFKPFFKERLFPVGRLDRNTTGVLLMTNDGNLAQRLSHPQFEVPKVYHVSLDHPLKHEDLMEIKHGVKLEDGMLNLDYIGYLKTKSDLLVELHSGKNRVIRRLFEYFGYTVKKLDRVAFAGIEKAGTRPGTWRFLSSQEVEALKH